The following proteins are co-located in the Syngnathus scovelli strain Florida chromosome 5, RoL_Ssco_1.2, whole genome shotgun sequence genome:
- the LOC125969130 gene encoding zinc finger protein 271 has product MGSESPDCFGRSVITMTEEEQQQQQQDIGCLINSDGEEVDLSDLRESGSPGSGATEPPSTAFHQSENEKPASFHTCSVCGKDFPYASKLQRHLRTHSGERPFPCSMCDKRFPEKGLLMIHERVHTGEKPFPCTFCEKRFASQGELRLHRRTHTGERPYHCSICLKSFSRHWHLKTHLDAMHSEVVAGFTRKKFPCSDCDKSCNSAAELRDHQRTHTGERPYQCSFCDKRFALSGTLVRHERLHTGITPYHCLDCGKTFAQQWTLTTHMRTHRGEKPYSCTQCDKSFVAPGELRRHTRIHTGEKPYMCGDCGRHFSLAGTLRNHRKSCSQIKYGASAVETAAGESSERDLEVDSVSTEVSVIQTEPSVQASATFSSSSSSSSSSSSEEVNCDQAAEVENNSDEAEAKEVSSPHMSVVVKEEEEEEPLCDEALATECPAVDRNVPSLKEEIEDDDDVINTPPKDGEDASGGIISPTSQVKDQPKKNRITSSYCCGLCGRDCHKMSALQIHMRIHSGEKPYQCALCGKQFTQKGQLKGHQKVHTGEKPFACPECGKCFAHSGAMNRHRLTHTGEKPYHCSMCERSFNQSGRLREHEKTHFGDKLNCPECDKTFTRSSSLKNHLRLHTGERPYNCDVCGRGFSRSQSLRLHKRKHQLLQAEEDSYFSVGDEDILDNKSQIGVCSQTVKCEEDLFLESTPR; this is encoded by the exons ATGGGCTCGGAGAGTCCTGATTGCTTTGGACGGTCCGTGATCACAATGACCGAAGaggaacagcagcagcagcagcaagataTCGGTTGCCTGATCAACTCTGATGGTGAAGAAGTGGATTTGTCTGATCTCC gAGAGAGTGGCAGCCCGGGCAGCGGAGCCACAGAACCTCCCTCCACGGCGTTCCATCAGAGCGAGAATGAAAAGCCGGCCTCGTTCCACACCTGCTCCGTATGCGGGAAAGACTTCCCTTACGCCTCCAAACTCCAGCGCCACCTGCGTACGCACTCGGGAGAGAGGCCTTTCCCGTGCTCCATGTGCGACAAGAGATTCCCCGAGAAGGGTCTGCTTATGATCCACGAGCGGGTCCACACGGGAGAAAAGCCCTTTCCGTGCACTTTCTGCGAGAAACGCTTTGCCAGTCAGGGTGAGCTGCGACTCCACCGGAGGACGCACACGGGCGAGAGACCGTACCACTGCTCCATCTGCTTGAAGAGCTTCTCTCGCCACTGGCACCTCAAAACGCACCTGGACGCCATGCACTCCGAGGTGGTCGCTGGCTTTACCAGAAAAAAGTTCCCGTGCTCGGATTGCGACAAGAGCTGCAATTCCGCCGCCGAGCTGCGGGATCACCAGAGGACTCACACGGGCGAGCGGCCCTATCAGTGCTCCTTTTGCGATAAGAGGTTTGCCTTGTCGGGTACGCTGGTGCGCCACGAGCGGCTCCATACCGGAATCACGCCCTACCACTGCTTGGATTGCGGCAAGACCTTTGCGCAACAGTGGACGCTGACCacgcacatgcgcacgcacaggGGGGAAAAGCCGTACAGCTGCACGCAGTGCGACAAGTCGTTCGTGGCGCCCGGCGAGCTCAGGAGACACACTCGGATACATACGGGGGAGAAGCCGTACATGTGCGGCGACTGCGGGAGACACTTCTCCTTGGCGGGGACCCTAAGGAACCACAGGAAGTCTTGCTCGCAGATTAAATATGGAGCATCTGCGGTTGAAACTGCGGCGGGAGAGTCATCTGAGCGAGACCTGGAGGTCGACAGCGTCAGCACTGAG gtgtcTGTCATTCAAACCGAACCAAGCGTTCAGGCCTCCGCCACCTTctcgtcgtcctcctcttcctcttcttcctcctcctcagagGAGGTCAACTGTGACCAAGCGGCCGAGGTTGAAAATAACTCCGATGAGGCGGAGGCGAAGGAAGTTTCCAGCCCGCACATGAGCGTAGTCgtgaaagaggaggaagaggaggaacccTTGTGCG ATGAAGCGCTGGCTACAGAATGTCCTGCCGTGGACAGAAATGTACCTTCCCTGAAGGAGGAAATAGAAGATGACGATGATGTTATCAACA cacCTCCAAAGGACGGTGAGGATGCATCAGGCGGAATCATCTCGCCGACCTCCCAGGTGAAGGACCAGCCTAAGAAGAACAGGATCACAAGCTCGTACTGCTGCGGCTTATGCGGCAGAGACTGCCACAAGATGTCGGCGCTGCAAATCCACATGCGCATCCACTCGGGCGAGAAACCTTACCAGTGCGCCCTGTGCGGAAAGCAGTTCACCCAGAAGGGTCAGCTCAAAGGCCACCAGAAGGTCCACACAGGAGAGAAACCCTTTGCCTGCCCCGAGTGCGGCAAGTGCTTCGCCCACTCGGGCGCCATGAACCGACACCGGCTTACGCACACGGGCGAGAAACCCTACCACTGCTCCATGTGCGAGCGCAGCTTCAACCAGTCGGGGCGCTTGCGGGAACATGAGAAAACCCATTTCGGGGACAAGCTGAACTGCCCCGAGTGCGACAAGACGTTCACGCGCTCCTCCAGCCTCAAGAACCACTTGAGGCTCCACACGGGCGAGAGGCCGTACAACTGCGACGTGTGCGGTCGGGGCTTCAGCCGGTCGCAGAGCCTCAGGCTCCATAAGCGGAAGCACCAGCTGCTGCAGGCGGAGGAGGACTCCTACTTCAGCGTAGGAGACGAAGACATATTGGACAATAAGTCCCAGATTGGTGTGTGTAGTCAAACTGTCAAATGTGAAGAGGATTTATTTCTAGAAAGCACACCTAGATAG